In the genome of Deltaproteobacteria bacterium, the window TGTGATAAGCTTCCTTTTGAAAAGTATCATCAGTGCCTGGTCAAAGGTCTGCATCCCATACTGGGTATAACCGGCCCCGATGATATCGGTAATCTCGTGTGTCCGGTCCTTGTCGACTATGCATTCCTTAACGCGGTTGGTCGCAACGAGAATCTCCACAGCTGGAACCCTTCCCTTTCCATCGGACCTCGGGACGAGGCGCATGGAGATGACCCCCCGCAGGACCCCGGCCAACTGGATCCTGACCTGTTTCTGCTGATAGGGCGGGAATACAGAGATAATCCTGTTGATCGTCTCCGTTGCGTCCACGGTGTGGACGGTGCTCATGACGAGGTGCCCCGTCTCCGCTGCCACCAATGCAGTCTCGATGGTCTCAAAATCCCTCATCTCGCCGACCATCACCACATCGGGATCCTGCCTCAGTGCGCTCTTTAGCGCCGCTCCGAAGGACAGGGTGTCGGAGCCTACTTCCCTCTGGTTGATCAGGCTCTTGATGTCCCGGTGAAGGTACTCGATGGGATCCTCGATGGTCATGATGTGGGCCGTTCGTTTCTGATTGACATGATGGATCATGGCCGCCAGAGTAGTGGACTTTCCACTGCCGGTGGTGCCCGTAACGAGGATCAGTCCACGTGCTTGCATGGCAAGGGACTCCAGAACTTCAGGCAGGTTCAGTTCATCAATGGATTTGATTTTCACCGGTATGAGCCGAAAAACGATACCGATTGTCCCCCTCTGCTGGAAAATATTGACCCTGAATCGGCCAAGCCCGGGTACGCTGTAGGCCATGTCCAGTTCGCTGCTCCTCTTGAATCGATCTTTCTGCGCGTCATTCATGACGCTGAAGGCTATATCCATGACCTCTTCCTGGGTAACGCGTCTTGTCTGGGGAAGAGGGTGAAGCGCGCCATCCACCCGGATAACCGGTGGATTACCCACCTTCACATGGAGGTCAGACGCCCCGTAGCCCGCAGCTTGTCGGAGCAGTTGATTGATGTCCAGTGGAGCCTGCTCACTCATTCGGATTCTCCTTTTACCTCAGGTTCCCGGGGTACAATCTCGTAATGCTCCCTGACCTTCCCTTCGAGCTCCATGGTAACATCAGGATTTTCCTTGAGAAATTTCCGTGTATTTTCCCTCCCCTGTCCGATACGCTGTTCACCGTAGGAGTACCAGGCGCCGCTCCGACTGACCAGATCCGCATCCAGGGCCATATCCAACAGGGCGCCTTCCTTTGAAATCCCCTCTCCATTGATCAGGTCGAATTCGGCCTGGCGGAAGGGCGGGGCCATCTTGTTCTTGACAACTTTCACCCGAACCCTGCTCCCGATGGGAGTGTCTCCATCCTTCAGTGTGCCGATACGACGTATATCCATTCTGACGGAGGCGTAGAATTTCAGGGCGTTACCCCCGGTGGTCGTCTCCGGGTTGCCGAACATTACACCTATCTTCATCCTGATCTGATTGATAAAAACGAGGGCCGTCCTCGTCTTGCTTATGGCCCCTGTGAGCTTTCTCAAGGCCTGGGACATGAGCCGGGCCTGGAGCCCCATGTGGGAATCACCCATTTCACCCTCTATTTCGGCCCGGGGTACGAGGGCGGCCACCGAGTCGATGACTATGATATCGATGGCCCCGCTTCGCAGCAGCATCTCGGTAATCTCCAGGGCCTGCTCACCCGTATCGGGCTGCGATATGAGCATGTCGTTGGTTTTGACACCAAGCTTTCGCGCGTAGCCGATGTCAAGGGCGTGTTCCGCGTCGATAAACGCGGCAACTCCTGAACCCTTCTGGGCCTCAGCAATAAAATGGAGCGTCATGGTGGTTTTCCCCGAGGATTCCGGGCCGTATATTTCTGTGACCCTGCCGCGGGGGATGCCACCCACCCCCAGAGCAAGGTCCAGGGGCAAAGCGCCGGAAGATATGACGGGAATGTTCGGCAGCGGTTCATCCGACCCCAACCGCATTATCGATCCCTTGCCGAATTGCCTTTCTATCTGGCCGACAGCTGCTTCGATCGCTTTTTCTCTATCCTTATTCTGTGCCATTTTACACATCCTCCAGATGTTCCCGGCCTGGTAGCGCTAATAACCGAGGAATAATAGCAAATTCCATACCATTTTGCCATAAAGGGGCTACGTACCCCCGAGGAAGGGGAAAAACCGTATTACCTCATATTTCGCCCCGCCGGGATCGAGATAACTGCGGTAAAGAGACAGTCCCCTCGACTCCTGTTCCCCCCAGACACTATCCTGCATATTTCCCACTGCTGAGGCAAGTTGCTTGATATTGATATTTCCCTTGACCCTTCCGACCGTCACATGGGGGCGAAAACCTCTTCGTTCCCTCTTCCAGCCCATGGCAGCGGCAGCAGCCTCCAGCGAGTCCCAAACCTTTTCCAGGGAACCCGATGGCTCCAGGACACCGGCCCATATGATCCTCGGATTTGACAGAGTCGGAAATGCTCCCATCCCCGATACCGTGATGGGAAAAGGATAGACGCCGGATGTAATTCTCTCAAGGGTCGACTTCAGGGAATCTATCTTTTCGCCGGGGGTTTCGCCCAGAAATTTCAGGGTCAGGTGAATTCCATCAGGTTTTACCCACCTGACGGGAACACGGGTCCTCCTCAGTTCGTCCACAGCGGCTTTAAGAGCATCCCTGATCTTTTCGTCCAGGGCCAGGGCGACAAACAGCCTCATGAATCCGTTTTCTCCAAGGCTTCCACCAGAAATTCAAGAGCTTTGGAGACCGTCAACTCCCTTATCTCTTTCCGGCTGCCGGCAAGAGATAACATTTTCGACTCAAGCCCCTTTGGGGTCTTCACAGCGATATGAACCGTACCGGGGGGTTTTTGATCGGAACTTCCCGGGCCGGCCACGCCGGTTATGGACAGACCCACCTGCACCCCTGTTGCGCGAACAACGCCAACGGCCATTGTGCGTGCGACAGCCTCGCTTACCGCACCCTCCTTATCTATCAGTTCGGACGGAACACCGAGAAGCGCAATCTTCAACTGGTTGGAATAGGCGATCACCCCACCCGAAAAATATTCGGAGCTTCCAGGCACAGAGGTAATTCTGCTCCCGACCATTCCACCGGTACAGGATTCGGCCACCGCGATACGCCATCGATTCCGTTTACAGATGGGGCCCAGCTTATTCTCAGGTTCCATGTTTGATAGGGTCGTAAAAAGTCCATCCATGGCTTTTTACTCCACGGAAAGTGAAAATGGGCGCTACGATGACTTTTTACGAAGTCATCATAGTTTCCGCCGGTTTTGGCATCAAAGAAACATCCACTCCATGACCCGGAGCGCGCCCCAGGAAAACAGGCCGGCCATTATGTCATCGGCGACTATACCGTACCCTCCGGGTAGTGTCTCCTCCAGCCACCTCGCGGGTTGAAGTTTTGTTACGTCGAAGAACCTGAAGAGAAGGAAACCGGCCGCAATGTG includes:
- a CDS encoding type IV pilus twitching motility protein PilT yields the protein MDINQLLRQAAGYGASDLHVKVGNPPVIRVDGALHPLPQTRRVTQEEVMDIAFSVMNDAQKDRFKRSSELDMAYSVPGLGRFRVNIFQQRGTIGIVFRLIPVKIKSIDELNLPEVLESLAMQARGLILVTGTTGSGKSTTLAAMIHHVNQKRTAHIMTIEDPIEYLHRDIKSLINQREVGSDTLSFGAALKSALRQDPDVVMVGEMRDFETIETALVAAETGHLVMSTVHTVDATETINRIISVFPPYQQKQVRIQLAGVLRGVISMRLVPRSDGKGRVPAVEILVATNRVKECIVDKDRTHEITDIIGAGYTQYGMQTFDQALMILFKRKLITYEEALRQSTRPDDFALKVKGIDATDESWVEFEKMQKDQEVPSENGNGEGDTKTDGMQIDRF
- the recA gene encoding recombinase RecA; the encoded protein is MAQNKDREKAIEAAVGQIERQFGKGSIMRLGSDEPLPNIPVISSGALPLDLALGVGGIPRGRVTEIYGPESSGKTTMTLHFIAEAQKGSGVAAFIDAEHALDIGYARKLGVKTNDMLISQPDTGEQALEITEMLLRSGAIDIIVIDSVAALVPRAEIEGEMGDSHMGLQARLMSQALRKLTGAISKTRTALVFINQIRMKIGVMFGNPETTTGGNALKFYASVRMDIRRIGTLKDGDTPIGSRVRVKVVKNKMAPPFRQAEFDLINGEGISKEGALLDMALDADLVSRSGAWYSYGEQRIGQGRENTRKFLKENPDVTMELEGKVREHYEIVPREPEVKGESE
- the thpR gene encoding RNA 2',3'-cyclic phosphodiesterase, with product MRLFVALALDEKIRDALKAAVDELRRTRVPVRWVKPDGIHLTLKFLGETPGEKIDSLKSTLERITSGVYPFPITVSGMGAFPTLSNPRIIWAGVLEPSGSLEKVWDSLEAAAAAMGWKRERRGFRPHVTVGRVKGNINIKQLASAVGNMQDSVWGEQESRGLSLYRSYLDPGGAKYEVIRFFPFLGGT
- a CDS encoding CinA family protein; translated protein: MDGLFTTLSNMEPENKLGPICKRNRWRIAVAESCTGGMVGSRITSVPGSSEYFSGGVIAYSNQLKIALLGVPSELIDKEGAVSEAVARTMAVGVVRATGVQVGLSITGVAGPGSSDQKPPGTVHIAVKTPKGLESKMLSLAGSRKEIRELTVSKALEFLVEALEKTDS